In the Enterobacter cloacae subsp. cloacae ATCC 13047 genome, CCCAGGGCCCGCGCCCGCAAATGGGTGGTCGCATCGTGGGCATTGTGGCCGCTGCTGTGGTCATCATCTGGGCTGCCAGCGGGTTCTACACCATTAAAGAAGCCGAGCGCGGCGTGGTCACCCGTTTTGGTAAGTTCAGCCATCTGGTTGAGCCGGGCCTGAACTGGAAACCGACCTTCATTGACGACGTCACTGCAGTGAACGTGGAGTCGGTGCGTGAGCTGGCTGCTTCCGGCGTGATGCTGACCTCTGATGAGAACGTAGTGCGCGTTGAGATGAACGTGCAATATCGTGTTACGGATCCAGAACGTTATCTGTTTAGCGTAACCAGTGCCGATGACAGTCTGCGTCAGGCGACCGACAGCGCCCTGCGTGGTGTGATCGGTAAATACACCATGGACCGCATTCTGACTGAAGGTCGTACCGTTATTCGTAGCGATACACAGCGTGAGCTGGAAGAGACCATTCGTCCGTACAACATGGGTATCACCCTGCTGGACGTCAACTTCCAGGCTGCTCGTCCGCCGGAAGAGGTGAAAGCCGCGTTTGATGACGCGATTGCCGCGCGTGAGAACGAACAGCAGTACATCCGTGAAGCGGAAGCGTACGCCAACGAAGTTCAGCCACGTGCTAACGGTCAGGCGCAGCGTATTCTTGAAGAAGCACGCGCGTATAAGACCCAGACCATCCTGGAAGCGCAGGGTGAGGTGGCTCGTTTCGCGAAAATCCTGCCGGAATATAAAGCGGCTCCGGAAATTACCCGCGAGCGTCTCTATATCGAAACCATGGAAAAAGTGCTGAGCCATACACGTAAAGTGCTGGTTAACGACAGCAAAGGTGGAAACCTGATGGTACTGCCGCTGGATCAGATGCTGAAAGGCGGTTCTGCACCGGCAGCAAAAGACAACAGCGGTGCGAATAACCTGCTGCGTCTGCCACCTGCATCGTCCGGTAGCTCCAGCGCAACAACCACGCCTTCTTCGAACGATGGTGACATTATGGACCAACGCCGTGCTAACGCGCAGCGTAACGACTACCAGCGTCAGGGGGAATAAGGATGCGTAAGTCAGTTATTGCGATCATCGTCATCGTACTGGTCGTACTTTATACCTCTATCTTTGTGGTGAAAGAGGGCGAGCGCGGGATTAAGTTCCAGTTCAGCAGCGTCGTCCGTGACAGTGACAAGCGTCCGGTGATTTATGAGCCGGGTCTGCACTTCAAGGTTCCTTTTATCCAGTCAGTGAAGACGCTTGATGCGCGTATCCAGACCATGGATAACCAGGCCGACCGTTTCGTGACTAAAGAGAAGAAAGACCTGATCGTTGACTCTTATATCAAGTGGCGTATCAGTGATTTCAGCCGTTACTTCCTGGCAACGGGCGGCGGTGATGTTTCTCAGGCGGAAGTGCTGTTGAA is a window encoding:
- the hflK gene encoding FtsH protease activity modulator HflK, producing MAWNQPGNNGQDRDPWGSSNNQGGNSGGNGNKGGRDQGPPDLDDIFRKLSKKLGGLGGGKGSGSGGNSTQGPRPQMGGRIVGIVAAAVVIIWAASGFYTIKEAERGVVTRFGKFSHLVEPGLNWKPTFIDDVTAVNVESVRELAASGVMLTSDENVVRVEMNVQYRVTDPERYLFSVTSADDSLRQATDSALRGVIGKYTMDRILTEGRTVIRSDTQRELEETIRPYNMGITLLDVNFQAARPPEEVKAAFDDAIAARENEQQYIREAEAYANEVQPRANGQAQRILEEARAYKTQTILEAQGEVARFAKILPEYKAAPEITRERLYIETMEKVLSHTRKVLVNDSKGGNLMVLPLDQMLKGGSAPAAKDNSGANNLLRLPPASSGSSSATTTPSSNDGDIMDQRRANAQRNDYQRQGE